The following are encoded in a window of Aneurinibacillus migulanus genomic DNA:
- a CDS encoding ABC transporter ATP-binding protein has product MIQLEEVSKTYGNHTALYPFSATIQPGTCLALCGGNGAGKSTLLSILAGIVRPDKGRIVGVEKQCIGYMPDALHIPAGVSARRWLVYLAQLRGTKKNRVEEVLDRVGLTDAAGREPSSYSRGMMQRLLFAQMILGEPDILLMDEPGNGLDPFWVEEWKHWIETYRKRGATIIFSSHLLHDVLAVSERILLMHNGRLLKDEPAEAWRSDVRSPEQRFLDLTKSTPILDE; this is encoded by the coding sequence ATGATACAACTGGAGGAAGTAAGCAAAACATATGGCAATCATACAGCTCTCTATCCTTTTTCCGCAACGATTCAACCTGGAACGTGTCTAGCGCTATGCGGTGGCAATGGCGCGGGAAAAAGCACATTGCTATCTATATTGGCAGGGATTGTCCGTCCTGATAAAGGACGGATAGTCGGAGTGGAGAAGCAATGTATTGGGTATATGCCGGATGCTTTGCATATTCCTGCGGGAGTTAGCGCACGTCGTTGGTTAGTATATTTGGCGCAGTTGAGAGGAACGAAAAAAAATAGAGTAGAAGAGGTTTTAGATAGGGTGGGATTGACAGATGCCGCCGGAAGGGAGCCATCCTCCTATTCACGCGGCATGATGCAGCGTCTTTTGTTTGCCCAGATGATACTAGGTGAGCCGGATATCCTGTTGATGGATGAACCAGGAAATGGACTGGACCCTTTCTGGGTGGAAGAATGGAAACACTGGATCGAAACATATCGCAAAAGGGGTGCAACGATTATTTTTTCCTCCCATTTGTTGCACGATGTACTGGCGGTCTCTGAACGAATTTTACTCATGCATAACGGGCGGTTACTGAAGGATGAACCGGCAGAGGCGTGGCGTAGCGATGTACGTTCTCCTGAACAGCGTTTCCTCGATCTTACGAAAAGTACACCTATATTGGACGAGTAA